The Aricia agestis chromosome 3, ilAriAges1.1, whole genome shotgun sequence genome includes the window AGCGGAACGTGCCAAATATTCGATACTCGATGATGCCCGCATCTTCGTTTGCACTGGAAGTCGTCTATATGAGATCAGCAAaatgtaccgtacatttttccgcaataaaaacacgtcctattttttttataaaataagggggcaaacgggtcacctgacggaaagcaactaccgtcgcccatggacactcgcaacattagaaaagcagcaggtgcgttgccagcgtTTCTAAGAGGGCTCTCTTCTTGACGGTtagcaggtcgtattggtccggaaatactgctggcgacaatTTTACCGGGCGCGGAGAAAGTTCTGTCCGTCATCCGTGTACGTACACTTGCGTTACTGCGGTctttataatcttatatatacagggtgtaacaaaaataggtgataatactttagggtgtgtacgtgttccttgtagagagttcactgtgaaagtagcagcgctataagaccaaaaattttgtcacttttgtatggggaaactcgtgacactcgggccccagtactatcacttatttttgatactgtataaaattctcgtgtcacaatgttagttaccatactcctccgaaacggctttactgatttttaccaaattttatatgcatgttcagtaggtctgagaatcggctactggctactttttatattaataagtgcatttgttgaataaataatagtaaaatattacaactcgagactgacggcgtccattgtttgtgcgatgggataGCGAAGGATGTTGCCATAGTCccatacttatttagccacttcaataaaataatatgggcgaaatactttgtatggcaaaacaaagtttgccgggacagctagtacttaataatatgattatcaTCTTTAAGCCTCCAATAACCTCACTGCCTCAACAGAAAAAGTTTTATCTAATATAAAATGCAAAACTCTACATAAAACACCCACCTTTTAACTTTGCAAAACTTTACAACGGTTACATTAAACATTCTTCGAAACCGGCGGAGGAATGCAAACTTgtgttttatataaattatgttcATCTGGTTCTATTTTGatatgtacatattttagaagtaagtattttaatattgtatgaAATGTCCATGTCTAGAAATTCTCGCTCATTTtaatcttgtataatatataagttaATTTGCGTGTATCTCTAGCTCTCAAGTCTCACTTTGTCATAGTAATTAGCAAAGCCAATGTGGCTAGGAGCTCTAAGGTTTTCAGGTTTCGTAAGCTTTTAGGTAAGCATAGTTGACTTCATACtctctatattattatcagctgttgtttctgattattattatacctaatagGCATAGTTATCAGTTTTCACTTTTcccaaataacataataaaaggATTCGCAGGTTGTACTCTGTAACTGTATACAATAAACAGATGTtaatgttatataaataaataagtgaagtacctattaagtaataataataattgtgagtaCCTACTTGCTAATAAAAAGATTATtagaaagaaataaataatattatatgcttcCTGATATTATGTGAGAAATGAGAATATTCGCTTGATAgacaaaaataacaattattgttcTTCTTGTCTATCAAGCAACTATTTTCACATATCAGGAAGCATATATTTCTTTCTAATAATCGTTTATATCTATTATTTCCCTTTTTCAGACCCGGGTCCGGCGAAGACCTCCACCGAGTGTATCCTGGAGGCGTGTCCCCCGCCCCCCGAGCCAGCGTGCCGCAAACTCGACGAGGGTCAGACGAGGCGCCTCTGCTGCCTGTTGGCCACCCTGGCGCAGAGGGACCTGCCGCTAAAACCCTACTTCCAGGATTATGAATTGGTGAGAATCATTTACCCGACCGTAAAtgataagtatgtcaccatggcaacgtccatcgctatcccgtcgtcgtcagtcttgagttgtaataatttactattatttatttaacaaatgcacttatcaatataaaaagtacccagtagccgattctcagacccactgaatatgcatataaaggttaaaatcagtaaagccgtttcggaggagtacgcggcctatattgtgacacgagaattttatatataagataatatttcgAGTGTATATTTTGGCACAATAAAAGTCTTGACGTATAAAGCTGAAGAGGAACAATTACGAGTTGATCCATCAAAATACTAAGTAGATAGGACTaggtaccattgaagaaattgattcataggcaattgacggacctacatcatttggtcagattatgtcaattcaatgtaatccGTTATCCTTCAGATGGGTTTGATAAAACGTGACCAATTAATTACGTGGGtacgccatctgcctataaataactattaacttctctgatagtatcaatcgaggaaattgattcctaggcagttgacggacctacgtcacaTTGTGGTCGACTTATGTCGTGaattgtgatcggtcggatgggggAGGGGTTTGACTtagcgcgaccaaattacttaggtccgccatctgcctaggaatcaacattattatagtaccatcgaagaaattgattcctaggcagttgacagaccaacgtcatttggtcggatcatgtcaattttaatgttaattttgaactgtcggctggatttgatcatttgacgtaacgcgaccaaactacgtaggtcccccatctgcctaggaatcaacatcTCTGATAGTATTAATAGTATTAATTCGAGACTTGAACATAGGGTAGGTAATAACAATGTTTTAATGTAGGCATTAAAACATTGTTATTACCTACCCTGTGTTCAAGTCTCGAATTAATGAGAAACAAATAATTTGTTGAATTTATAGTTGCTTAGGTCGCTTTCAAGGCTTTGGGCCAAAGCCATAAGCAGCATAAAGAATatatttagggagatcgcagacggcacactttgcgccgcagactcgatcacacaaaaagtgtgccgtctgcgatctacCTTAAACCAGTTTATAATGACCAGAGTCCAGAcctaagaaataataattattcaggtGGCTAAAAACGACGGTCGCATCACCTTCGCCCATTTCGCTAGGATCCTCAACTACGCGAAGGTGCTGGTTTCCCCCGAAGACTTTAACCTCCTGGTGCGCCGGTTCATCAGGGACTCCTACACACTGGACTACGTCGAGTTCCTCAAGGCTGTGGAAGCGGTCAGAAAGGAGGGCATCCGTGGATTGGGACCGGTAAATTGTGTTATAGTACTTCTCAATGACGCAAAGGATGAGAAGAAGAGGTTGCAGTTCATTGCATTGTtgattgatttgacatttgacatgATTATATCCGACTTGAAATGTGACTAATTAGTAGCCATTTTTGTACTTGAAACATATTAATAACTTTTCTAGGCAACTTAAGCAAAATGTCTGTTGTACTATGTTGCAAGATGCTACTCGTATCCTAGTTCCAACGTAGCCCTTATCTAGCtgatataataagtaattaggTGTCAATTAACTGTGATAGTGGgatgacataattatttataaggTACTTATAGTTAGTATTTCGGGATTGAATAAGTATAGAATTTTTTACTGAATAGGAATACAACAACCCGAAAGCCGTGATCGACACAGCGCTGCCCAAACTGTCTCGTCCGGAGATAGAGGCCGGTATGTCGACGCGGCCGCTCGGCGGTACCTCGACGACGCACCATCCCGCGCTGGACCCACCCAAACCCACCAGAACCCTCATAGAAAGTATGCTAAGGGTGCAGGAGTATGTGCTGAAACGACGAGTGAGGGTGTCCGAGTTTTTGAGAGTGAGTTCGGTTCATATCGTTTTTGGTTCATATCGGGGTATTGAATGACGTAGTCTTTGGAGTAGTGTTAAGTGCGAGGATTTAGATAATAGTCTAAGAGTGAGTGTTCGGCAGTCTTACTGTAAAGTAGCAAACTCCATATTTGTAATGTTTCATCTGCTGTTGATGCAATGGGCATTCACTATTCCCTTTCCTCCTGCTGCTATATTTACGCGGGAGGTGGCTCCTCTCGCGTAAATATAGCAGCAGGAACCCTCGTTGGGAGCTTTTTCCGTGAACCATAGATTTTCCCGCaataaaatagcctatgtcctttcccgtggtCTGTTCGtctatcgtaatattttagaTTATTTGCTAAGAAGTAACTATTACAACAAAAATCAATTCTACGTTACAGGACTACGACCCGCTGAACTGCGGTCGCATAACGCCGCAACAGTTCGTGCGGGCGCTGGGCGCGATGGGCATCAGTACCATACTGAGCGGCGAGGAGCTGCGCTGCGTCACGCAACACTACACCGACCCCAACGACCCGCATCGCGTCTGCTGGAGGACCTTCGAGGACGACTGTGATCAAGGTACGGAAATTCTGAAGAAGGAGATAAACTTTACAACTTTAACAGTTGGGAGGAATGCATCCTTAAAAACACGAGGGCCAGAAAATAAGATAGACATTATATTCGTAAATACGAAGAACAAGGGAGATAAGTCATGGTGTATCAATTCAATCAGCTTTAACCCAGACTGACGCAATAACTTCAAACTTATTTTTCTTAGTCAAAAAAAGTTTAAagatttaagaggagtccacaccgccgtttttccatacaaacgctgtcccctgtttcctccctggataatgccggtagatttataatttttttcctgaatatctatggccactattagcatgtccctatgttttcttttttttcataattttattattaaaaaagataagaacgtccaaaaacccaaaaaatggcaagatttacctctgtgttcaaacacccagaatacaaaactggctaaaatatacaaaaaaaataaaacataggaacacagctcaagccttgctttaattcttaatgaaaaaagtacttcaatcggttaagttttggagaaggaatcagcggacaatgaatcgaagattttctgttcttttattagaacttttgtcgtgttgtccctatcgcgctctgcggtgggagacttgagattggtgagacagcaatacattttcaaatacctattttcaatttctctcggccctggtgtatcctcttaacattcgtctttttttcatttcaacaTAAGTTAAGGCCCAGTATTCCCTAAAAtgagcaggtcgatgtctgtcagtacgaatatcgacattatggacattaaaataacattaatatcagcgcgccttgtacagtggcagTTACCTACACGCTCGCCGcgtacctttgcgtataggaaattttctcaattttaaaacggtacttattttatacttaaataatgacatttcctttactaaaaatgtgttttaaaaaacccattttacgtagttgcaacaaccacagcgccttaactATAACGCAATTTCTCTATtccttttgttttatttcagtgTTCACGGTGAAGGAGCTAGAGAAGCATCCGGAGTTGTGTGTGACGTCGGCGGTGCCGCTCCCGGCGCGCGGCTCGGCGGAGGAGCGCGGCGGGCTGACCGAGCCCCAGCTAGACGCCGCACAGGCCGCGCTGCTGCGCCTGCGCAACACTTGCAACACACGCCACCTTGATCTCAGACCCGCTTTTGGTGATCATGACCGGTGATTATGGCAAATTTGTTTATCCATTAGATCCTGGTGAAGATCCAGGATTTATCCTTGACGTGAGGGAGGAGGTAACGTGGCAGGGTGAAGAGAGATAACTCTCAATCAGTTTTCAAAATCACGAAGCCACCAAATTGCCACCAAGTTGTGTATCGTGTTGTTGGTTCATAGGCAGATCATAAAGGACCTGCGTTAGTCGGTTGGGTTAcctatgtcaaatcaatgtcaTTTATTGCATGTGATTTGGCAGCTGGGCATGACAGAATCATCCAAAATTAGATGCGCCATCTTCCTATGAATCAGTATCTCTGACAGTAAATCCTCTTGCGTATGTACTATGTAGACTGAAGAGCGGTCACGTATTGCGCACGCACGTGTCGCGCGTGCTGGCGCGGCTCGGCGTGCTCATGACGGCGGCGCAGCTGCGGGCGCTCGAGGACCGGTACCTCGATGACTGCGGGTTCAACTACTTCGCGCTCTTGGAGGAGGTATGTGGACTATGTGGTGGAGGTTGGGAGGCAGTGGTCGTAGTTCGTGATTTCATGCAAATAGTTTTGTTACCTATCGAAACGAGTTGCATGGTAAACGCGTCATCGTTAATCGTTTAAAGATTCA containing:
- the LOC121740621 gene encoding uncharacterized protein LOC121740621, with the protein product MHDKLLRQADVWRTCNKIRAAVFRVGINLWDWYRPLDPEGNSLISESKFVSVLAGGLRSVVGLSNAEVQQLAAYFRAQDGRVLYTQLCRLVHGEDPGPAKTSTECILEACPPPPEPACRKLDEGQTRRLCCLLATLAQRDLPLKPYFQDYELVAKNDGRITFAHFARILNYAKVLVSPEDFNLLVRRFIRDSYTLDYVEFLKAVEAVRKEGIRGLGPEYNNPKAVIDTALPKLSRPEIEAGMSTRPLGGTSTTHHPALDPPKPTRTLIESMLRVQEYVLKRRVRVSEFLRDYDPLNCGRITPQQFVRALGAMGISTILSGEELRCVTQHYTDPNDPHRVCWRTFEDDCDQVFTVKELEKHPELCVTSAVPLPARGSAEERGGLTEPQLDAAQAALLRLRNTCNTRHLDLRPAFGDHDRLKSGHVLRTHVSRVLARLGVLMTAAQLRALEDRYLDDCGFNYFALLEELEEQRPESVTSPSAAVAHARRVTTPAPTPDEQTNIVLILAKIKGKMVREGIRPREFLQQFDKKRELVIPRADFYRGLAAAGVSLTPLEMDTLMEVFCAPGRRRYVEYERFCGCVGEALTQAGLERSPLLTPVPHVPVPPTSFLNFEERAIVSTALTKLANHPDQLSNIREVFNDSDRARCGTVSKSCVQRALCRRGLLAVLSARELDLVCKCFAQRRGCDDEVNYRALCNALDLLHATARAQPC